The following coding sequences lie in one Armatimonadota bacterium genomic window:
- a CDS encoding Ku protein — protein sequence MARPIWKRYLTFGLVTIPIRILVAEDPKDVRFRLLHKSCGTPIQNRRWCPHHETIVSAEDTVRGFEYARGRFVIVTEEELESAAVETTENLTILEFVDPREIDPLYFDRSYYLAPDEGGSKAFALLRDAMREAGRVAVGKVVIREKEHLVTVRPFNGAMVMSTLFYADEVRRLEEVEELRGEVKIHPNERKMAMQLIEGLSGEFRLEEFRDEYREKLLRVLQAKAEGQAVAAAPAPRPEKVVDLMDALRRSLELARKGRPQPVRRGASRAQAAAAMRERHR from the coding sequence ATGGCGCGGCCGATCTGGAAGAGGTATCTCACCTTCGGGCTGGTGACCATCCCGATTAGGATTCTGGTGGCGGAAGACCCCAAGGACGTCCGCTTCCGCCTCCTGCACAAGAGCTGTGGCACGCCCATCCAGAACCGGCGCTGGTGCCCGCACCACGAGACCATCGTCTCCGCCGAGGACACCGTCCGCGGCTTCGAGTACGCCCGCGGACGGTTCGTCATCGTGACCGAGGAGGAGCTGGAATCCGCCGCCGTCGAGACCACTGAGAACCTGACCATCCTGGAGTTTGTTGACCCGCGGGAGATCGACCCCCTGTACTTCGACAGATCCTACTACCTGGCCCCCGACGAGGGGGGAAGCAAGGCCTTCGCCCTCCTGCGGGACGCCATGCGCGAAGCGGGCAGAGTGGCTGTGGGCAAGGTGGTGATCCGGGAGAAAGAGCACCTGGTGACCGTGCGCCCCTTCAACGGTGCCATGGTCATGTCCACCCTCTTCTACGCCGACGAGGTCCGCCGCCTGGAGGAGGTGGAGGAGCTCCGCGGGGAGGTGAAGATCCACCCCAACGAGCGCAAGATGGCCATGCAGCTCATCGAAGGGCTCTCCGGCGAGTTCCGCCTGGAGGAGTTCCGGGACGAGTACCGGGAGAAGCTGCTGCGGGTGCTGCAGGCCAAGGCGGAAGGCCAGGCCGTGGCGGCCGCCCCTGCCCCCCGGCCGGAGAAAGTCGTCGACCTGATGGACGCGCTGCGGCGCAGCCTGGAGCTGGCGCGCAAAGGGAGGCCGCAGCCGGTCCGCCGCGGCGCGTCGCGGGCGCAGGCCGCGGCGGCCATGCGGGAGCGGCACCGCTAG
- a CDS encoding BadF/BadG/BcrA/BcrD ATPase family protein: MPAVYVGVDVGSASVNVAGADAERNLVGRPVYARIAAYSSPVDALKAAFTEYRRTLPAGWEIAASGTTGSGRELTRHILRAQLTRSEIFAQAVGLLTILDRGLLGWPPPVPGTIIEIGGQDAKVIVLAGGVPIFFNMNSICAAGTGEFLQQLADEIGLPVTEIGSIALQAKYPARIDATCTVFSRRDFRHLTQKGVPLPDRLMGICQALAANYVRNVVGTAELRPPFFFQGGVAGNVGVRAALEARLGYPVIVPPHHAVLGAIGMAATVATEVVGAGHQSFDDAFLEKTIESCIRFCNGCHNTCEITEALERTPAGASRVLDRLGGRCERSQDPRNLHDRPPPLRPLTLPMRMEAPGVASFDIFALRPRVRQARGLYFAGIDGGSRGTKYAVIRCDADRLDVLGVGVLETGGDAVGAVKAAVEGISRFLPAGATLAGVGTTGSAGELARDMVSAAAGDCADYLSTEILAHFAWAARLYPAVGTVMDLGGNDAKIIVRRGGALEFAMNDKCAAGTGAFIEAVAKRFSVPIEEYGALACRAAHPARIAGRCAVFGESDIVHKSRLGYPTPDLLMGLALAICRTYLSDVGRGKELSLPVVAQGGAFLNDAVLAAFRQVLGLGEEQFIRHPDPRFVIGAGALGAALLARARYEEGLTTAFKGFSAVATRRYETVSLECRHPECPRRCTGVVALLEEGVPIAGYRSIDCPLGMFEGRITSRRVEAHMRALLSRRVSKDGDQDATGRHPAGPHLPLSVLPHP; the protein is encoded by the coding sequence ATGCCTGCCGTCTATGTTGGCGTGGATGTGGGGTCGGCCAGCGTCAACGTCGCGGGCGCCGACGCCGAGCGGAATCTGGTGGGCCGGCCGGTCTACGCCCGCATCGCCGCGTACTCCTCTCCCGTTGATGCCCTGAAGGCTGCATTCACCGAGTACCGGCGCACCCTGCCTGCGGGGTGGGAGATCGCCGCCAGCGGGACGACCGGGAGCGGCCGTGAGCTCACCCGACACATCCTGCGCGCCCAGCTCACCCGCAGTGAGATCTTCGCGCAGGCTGTAGGCCTGCTGACCATTCTGGACCGGGGGCTGCTCGGATGGCCGCCGCCAGTCCCCGGGACCATCATCGAGATCGGAGGCCAGGACGCCAAGGTCATCGTCCTGGCTGGCGGCGTCCCCATTTTCTTCAACATGAACAGCATCTGCGCGGCGGGTACGGGAGAGTTCCTGCAGCAGCTGGCCGATGAGATCGGGCTGCCCGTGACCGAGATAGGGAGCATCGCCCTGCAGGCGAAGTATCCTGCCCGGATCGACGCCACCTGCACCGTCTTCAGCCGACGCGACTTCCGCCACCTGACGCAGAAGGGCGTGCCACTGCCCGACCGCCTGATGGGGATCTGCCAGGCACTGGCCGCCAACTACGTGCGGAACGTGGTGGGCACAGCGGAGCTGCGCCCGCCGTTCTTCTTCCAGGGGGGCGTGGCTGGCAACGTCGGGGTTCGCGCTGCCCTGGAGGCGCGCCTGGGTTATCCGGTCATCGTCCCGCCGCATCATGCGGTCTTGGGGGCCATCGGTATGGCCGCCACCGTGGCCACGGAGGTTGTGGGCGCAGGACATCAGTCCTTCGACGACGCCTTCCTGGAGAAGACCATCGAGAGCTGCATCCGCTTCTGTAACGGCTGCCACAACACCTGCGAGATCACTGAAGCGCTGGAGCGAACTCCGGCCGGAGCCAGCCGGGTCCTTGACCGCCTGGGGGGCCGGTGCGAGCGCTCGCAGGACCCGCGGAACCTCCACGATCGACCGCCTCCCCTGCGGCCACTGACTTTGCCCATGCGCATGGAGGCGCCCGGGGTAGCGTCCTTCGACATTTTCGCCCTCCGCCCCCGGGTGCGGCAGGCTCGCGGTCTGTACTTCGCCGGTATCGACGGGGGGTCGCGTGGCACCAAGTACGCCGTCATCCGGTGCGACGCGGACCGTCTGGATGTGCTGGGTGTGGGCGTGCTGGAAACCGGCGGCGATGCGGTGGGCGCAGTGAAGGCCGCGGTGGAAGGGATCAGCCGTTTCCTGCCGGCTGGGGCGACGCTCGCCGGGGTGGGGACCACTGGCAGCGCAGGCGAGCTGGCGCGGGACATGGTCAGCGCCGCTGCCGGGGACTGCGCCGACTACCTGAGCACCGAGATCCTGGCGCACTTCGCCTGGGCCGCGCGGCTGTATCCCGCTGTGGGCACCGTGATGGACCTGGGCGGGAACGATGCCAAGATCATCGTCCGCCGGGGCGGCGCGCTGGAGTTCGCCATGAACGACAAGTGCGCCGCAGGCACGGGTGCCTTCATCGAGGCGGTGGCCAAGCGCTTCTCCGTGCCCATCGAGGAGTACGGGGCCCTGGCCTGCAGGGCCGCCCATCCCGCCCGGATCGCCGGCCGCTGCGCGGTCTTTGGCGAGTCGGACATCGTGCACAAGTCCCGCCTGGGCTACCCCACCCCCGACCTGCTCATGGGACTGGCCCTGGCCATCTGCCGCACTTACCTCTCCGACGTGGGCCGGGGCAAGGAACTCAGCCTGCCGGTTGTGGCCCAGGGGGGCGCCTTCCTCAACGACGCGGTTCTTGCCGCCTTCCGCCAGGTACTCGGGCTGGGGGAGGAACAGTTCATCCGCCACCCTGATCCCCGTTTCGTCATCGGCGCGGGTGCGCTGGGCGCTGCCCTGCTGGCGCGGGCCAGGTATGAGGAAGGGCTGACCACGGCGTTCAAAGGATTCTCCGCCGTCGCCACCCGGCGGTACGAGACCGTCTCCCTGGAATGCCGGCACCCCGAGTGTCCCCGGCGGTGCACGGGTGTGGTCGCGCTGCTGGAGGAGGGCGTTCCCATCGCCGGGTATCGGTCCATCGACTGTCCCCTGGGCATGTTCGAGGGAAGGATTACCTCGCGGCGCGTGGAGGCCCACATGCGGGCTCTGCTCAGCCGCCGGGTGAGCAAGGACGGTGACCAGGATGCCACGGGTCGGCATCCCGCGGGCCCTCACCTACCACTATCGGTCCTCCCGCATCCTTGA
- a CDS encoding DUF72 domain-containing protein: MPARLYAGTSGFSYPEWRGSFYPEDLPAAEMLRFYSRVFPTVELNTTFYRFPRDAQVEAWRKATPRGFRFSIKANRLITHTRRLRDVDELVRLQLERAAALRDRAGPLLFQLPPSLRRDVPLLREFLHLLPPLPRAVEFRHASWYTEEVFALLEEQHTALAIMESDEDEPVRQFVGPFLYLRLHRSTYTPETMRAWAGEVGRQMARGRDVYAYFTHEEGTPGPAYAQQLHALVLG, translated from the coding sequence ATGCCCGCCCGTCTCTACGCCGGGACCTCCGGGTTCAGTTATCCGGAGTGGCGGGGGAGCTTCTATCCGGAGGACCTGCCTGCTGCAGAGATGCTGCGCTTCTACAGCCGGGTCTTCCCCACGGTGGAGCTGAACACCACCTTCTACCGTTTCCCCCGGGACGCGCAGGTGGAGGCGTGGCGCAAGGCCACGCCGCGAGGGTTCCGCTTCAGCATCAAGGCCAACCGCCTGATCACCCACACCCGCCGCCTGCGGGACGTGGACGAGCTGGTCCGCCTGCAGCTGGAGCGCGCCGCCGCCCTAAGGGATCGCGCCGGCCCCCTGCTCTTCCAGCTCCCCCCCTCCCTGCGCCGTGACGTCCCTCTGCTGCGCGAATTCCTCCACCTGCTGCCGCCACTGCCCCGGGCCGTGGAGTTCCGCCACGCCTCCTGGTACACGGAGGAGGTGTTCGCCCTGCTGGAGGAGCAACACACCGCCCTGGCCATCATGGAGTCCGACGAGGACGAGCCGGTGCGACAGTTCGTCGGACCTTTCCTCTACCTGCGGCTGCACCGCTCCACGTATACACCGGAGACCATGCGGGCCTGGGCCGGAGAGGTGGGGCGGCAGATGGCGCGCGGGCGGGACGTCTACGCCTACTTCACCCACGAGGAGGGGACTCCCGGTCCCGCCTACGCGCAGCAGCTCCATGCGCTGGTGCTGGGGTAG